One Phenylobacterium hankyongense DNA segment encodes these proteins:
- a CDS encoding efflux RND transporter permease subunit: protein MIAAIIRASVRGRVFVLMAALALLVAGVIAVRSTPVDALPDLSDVQVVIRTSYPGQAPQIVENQVTYPLTTTMLSVPGAKTVRGYSFFGDSFVYVIFEDGTDLYWARSRVLEYLNQVQSRLPAAAKPSLGPDATGVGWIYEYALVDRTGRHDLSQLRSLQDWFLRYELKTLPGVAEVASIGGMVRQYQVVLDPVKLAGYGVTHQQTVEAIQRANQETGGSVLEMGEAEYMVRASGYLTTLDDFRAIPLRTAAGGVPVRLGDVATIQLGPEMRRGIAELNGQGEVAGGVVLLRSGKNARTTLTAVKAKVEELKRSLPPGVEIVTTYDRSRLIDRAISNLSQKLVEEFVIVALVCGLFLWHGRSALVAILTLPLGVLFAFMVMRLQGVNANIMSLGGIAIAIGAMVDAAVVMIENAHKRLERWAREHADELLDQDTRWRVVTEAAAEVGPALFLSLVIITLSFVPVFALQAQEGRLFSPLAFTKSYAMAGAAILSVTLVPVLMGFLIRGRIPAEDANPLNRWLTSIYRPAIDWTLRRPRTVLLLALIAFATTAWPLSRLGGEFIPPMDEGDLLYMPSALPGISAAKASELLQQTDRLIKTVPEVKSVFGKAGRAETATDPAPLEMFETTIQLRPRSEWRPGMTPEKLTEELDRVVRVPGLANVWVPPIRNRIDMLATGIKSPIGVKVSGSDLAQLDRVAAQVEAAAKRTRGVSSALAERLTGGRYVDVDIDRTAAARFGLNIADVQQIVSGAVGGENVGETVEGVARYPINVRYPRELRDSLEGLRALPILTPAGQQITLGTVANLQIVDGPPMLKTENARPSTWVYVDVRGRDLNSVVTDLQRSVAKEVKLPAGVSLAYSGQFEYLQRAAERLKLVVPATLAIIFLLLYATFRRWDEAALIMGALPFALTGGIWALYLLGYHQSVATGVGFIALAGVSAEFGVVMLIYLKHALAERGPNPSREDVAEAVREGALLRVRPKAMTVAVILAGLAPILVGHGAGSEVMSRIAAPMIGGMLTAPLLSMLVIPAGYLLLRRRRPAPVSATASAQGETP, encoded by the coding sequence ATGATCGCCGCCATCATCCGCGCCTCGGTGCGCGGCCGGGTCTTCGTGCTGATGGCCGCGCTCGCGCTTCTGGTCGCGGGCGTCATCGCCGTGCGCTCCACACCCGTCGACGCCCTGCCGGACCTCTCCGACGTGCAGGTGGTGATCCGCACCAGCTACCCCGGCCAGGCGCCGCAGATCGTCGAGAACCAGGTCACCTACCCGCTGACCACCACCATGCTCTCGGTGCCGGGCGCCAAGACCGTGCGCGGCTATTCGTTCTTCGGCGACAGCTTCGTCTACGTGATCTTCGAGGACGGAACCGACCTCTACTGGGCCCGCTCGCGGGTGCTGGAGTATCTCAACCAGGTGCAGAGCCGCCTGCCGGCGGCCGCCAAGCCCTCGCTCGGTCCCGACGCCACCGGCGTCGGCTGGATCTACGAATACGCGCTGGTCGACCGCACCGGCCGCCACGACCTCTCCCAGCTGCGCAGCTTGCAGGACTGGTTCCTGCGCTACGAGCTGAAGACCCTCCCCGGTGTGGCCGAGGTGGCCAGCATCGGCGGCATGGTGCGCCAGTACCAGGTGGTGCTCGATCCGGTGAAGCTGGCTGGCTACGGCGTCACCCACCAGCAGACCGTCGAGGCCATCCAGCGGGCCAACCAGGAGACCGGCGGCTCGGTGCTGGAGATGGGCGAGGCCGAATACATGGTCCGCGCCTCCGGCTACCTGACGACGCTGGACGACTTCCGCGCCATTCCGCTGCGCACCGCCGCCGGCGGCGTCCCTGTGCGCCTCGGCGACGTGGCGACCATCCAGCTCGGGCCGGAGATGCGCCGGGGGATCGCCGAGCTGAACGGCCAGGGCGAAGTCGCCGGCGGCGTGGTGCTGCTGCGCTCCGGCAAGAACGCGCGCACGACGCTCACGGCCGTGAAGGCCAAGGTCGAGGAGCTGAAGCGCAGCCTGCCGCCAGGCGTCGAGATCGTCACCACCTACGACCGTTCGCGGCTCATCGACCGCGCGATCTCCAACCTCAGCCAGAAGCTCGTCGAAGAGTTCGTCATCGTGGCCTTGGTCTGTGGCCTGTTCCTCTGGCACGGCCGCTCGGCGCTGGTGGCGATCCTCACCCTGCCACTCGGCGTGCTGTTCGCCTTCATGGTCATGCGGCTGCAGGGCGTGAACGCCAACATCATGTCGCTGGGCGGCATCGCCATCGCCATAGGCGCCATGGTCGACGCCGCCGTGGTGATGATCGAGAACGCCCACAAGCGCCTCGAGCGCTGGGCGCGCGAACATGCCGACGAACTCCTGGACCAGGACACCCGCTGGCGCGTGGTCACCGAGGCCGCGGCCGAGGTGGGCCCGGCGCTGTTCCTTAGCTTGGTAATCATCACCCTCTCATTCGTCCCGGTGTTCGCGCTTCAGGCGCAGGAGGGCCGGCTGTTCTCGCCGCTCGCCTTCACCAAGAGCTACGCCATGGCCGGCGCGGCGATCCTCTCGGTGACGCTGGTGCCGGTGCTGATGGGATTCCTGATCCGCGGACGCATCCCGGCGGAGGACGCCAACCCCCTCAATCGCTGGCTGACCAGCATCTACCGTCCCGCCATCGACTGGACGCTGCGCAGGCCCAGGACCGTCCTGCTGCTGGCGCTGATCGCCTTCGCCACCACCGCCTGGCCGCTCAGCCGGCTGGGCGGGGAGTTCATCCCGCCGATGGACGAGGGCGACCTCCTCTACATGCCCTCCGCCCTCCCGGGGATCTCGGCGGCGAAGGCCTCGGAACTGCTGCAGCAGACCGACCGGCTGATCAAGACCGTGCCGGAGGTGAAGAGCGTGTTCGGCAAGGCCGGCCGCGCCGAAACCGCCACCGACCCCGCCCCGCTGGAGATGTTCGAAACCACCATCCAGCTCAGGCCGCGCAGCGAGTGGCGGCCCGGCATGACGCCCGAGAAGCTGACCGAGGAGCTGGACCGCGTCGTCAGGGTCCCGGGCCTCGCCAACGTCTGGGTCCCGCCGATCCGCAACCGCATCGACATGCTGGCCACCGGCATCAAGAGCCCGATCGGCGTCAAGGTCTCGGGGAGCGACCTCGCCCAGCTCGACCGGGTCGCCGCACAGGTCGAGGCGGCGGCGAAGAGGACCCGGGGCGTCAGCTCCGCGCTGGCCGAACGGCTCACCGGCGGGCGCTACGTCGACGTGGACATCGACCGCACCGCCGCCGCCCGCTTCGGCCTGAACATCGCCGACGTGCAGCAGATCGTCTCCGGCGCCGTGGGCGGCGAGAACGTCGGCGAAACGGTCGAGGGCGTCGCCCGCTACCCGATCAACGTTCGTTACCCCCGCGAGCTGCGCGACAGCCTGGAGGGCCTGCGCGCGCTGCCGATCCTCACGCCCGCCGGCCAGCAGATCACCTTGGGGACAGTCGCCAACCTCCAGATCGTCGACGGCCCGCCGATGCTGAAGACCGAGAACGCCCGGCCATCGACCTGGGTCTATGTGGACGTGCGCGGCCGCGACCTGAACTCGGTCGTCACCGACCTGCAGCGGTCCGTCGCCAAGGAGGTGAAGCTGCCGGCCGGCGTCTCCCTCGCCTACTCCGGCCAGTTCGAATATCTGCAACGCGCGGCCGAGCGGCTGAAGCTGGTGGTCCCGGCCACGCTGGCGATCATCTTCCTGCTGCTCTACGCCACCTTCCGGCGCTGGGACGAAGCGGCGCTGATCATGGGCGCCCTTCCCTTCGCCCTGACCGGCGGCATCTGGGCGCTCTACCTGCTGGGCTACCACCAGTCGGTCGCCACCGGGGTCGGCTTCATCGCGCTCGCTGGTGTCTCGGCCGAGTTCGGGGTGGTCATGCTGATCTACCTGAAGCACGCACTCGCCGAGCGCGGCCCGAACCCGAGCCGCGAGGACGTCGCGGAAGCCGTCCGCGAAGGCGCCCTGCTGCGGGTTCGACCCAAGGCCATGACCGTCGCGGTGATCCTTGCCGGTCTCGCCCCGATCCTGGTCGGCCACGGCGCCGGCTCCGAGGTGATGAGCCGGATCGCCGCCCCGATGATCGGCGGCATGCTCACCGCCCCGCTGCTCTCCATGCTGGTCATCCCCGCGGGTTACTTGCTGCTCCGCCGCAGGCGCCCCGCCCCCGTTTCAGCCACCGCTTCAGCCCAAGGAGAAACCCCATGA
- the proC gene encoding pyrroline-5-carboxylate reductase produces the protein MPGSRVLIGCGRMGQALLAGWTARGETAFVIDPSADRAALAALGAVVIDRLDDLAAVPKPLCVLVAVKPADAQAAIAGLAPWLGPGDLVVSVAAGVPIAALRRALGAAQPGVVRAMPNIAASAGAAMTAAVAEPGLDAGRRGLCESLFTCVGEFVWLADEPLLDAATAISGSGLAYVFSLGEQLAQAGVALGLADDVAARLARVTLSGAGALAARGEASLAELRAQVTSPSGTTAAALAVLDGPGGLGELIARATTAAARRAAEMTPKVQ, from the coding sequence ATGCCCGGCTCCCGTGTCCTGATTGGCTGCGGGCGCATGGGCCAGGCGCTCCTGGCGGGCTGGACGGCGCGCGGCGAGACCGCCTTCGTGATCGATCCGTCCGCCGATCGCGCGGCGCTGGCGGCCCTGGGCGCCGTCGTCATCGATCGGCTGGACGACCTGGCGGCCGTTCCGAAGCCGCTCTGTGTGCTCGTCGCCGTGAAGCCTGCGGACGCGCAGGCCGCGATCGCCGGGCTCGCGCCTTGGCTGGGCCCGGGCGACCTGGTGGTCTCCGTCGCGGCCGGCGTCCCGATCGCGGCCCTGCGCCGGGCCCTGGGCGCCGCGCAGCCCGGCGTCGTGCGGGCCATGCCCAATATCGCCGCGTCCGCGGGCGCCGCCATGACGGCGGCCGTCGCCGAACCCGGCCTCGACGCGGGGCGTCGCGGGCTCTGCGAGAGCCTGTTCACCTGCGTCGGCGAGTTCGTGTGGCTGGCCGACGAGCCGCTGCTCGATGCCGCGACCGCGATCTCGGGGAGCGGCCTGGCCTATGTCTTCAGCCTGGGAGAGCAGCTGGCGCAGGCCGGGGTCGCCCTCGGGCTTGCGGATGACGTCGCCGCACGTCTGGCCCGGGTGACCCTGAGCGGCGCGGGCGCCCTGGCCGCCCGCGGCGAAGCCAGCCTGGCCGAGTTACGGGCGCAGGTGACGAGCCCGTCCGGCACCACCGCCGCCGCATTGGCCGTTCTCGATGGTCCTGGCGGCCTCGGCGAGCTCATCGCCCGCGCCACGACCGCCGCCGCTCGACGCGCCGCCGAGATGACGCCAAAGGTCCAATAG
- a CDS encoding efflux RND transporter periplasmic adaptor subunit, giving the protein MTRQTLLVAAAGFAVAAALGFGVGRMHPTATAPAPTQAAGRPVLYWYDPMTPAQHFDKPGKSPFMDMQLVPKYAGDAPGQAGVQVDPARVQNLGVRVASAERGRLPSGATAAGVIDFDGRDVAVVQARAAGFVQRVYGRAPGDIVAAGAPLADVLIPEWAGAQGEYLAMRRTGDTALIRAARQRLQLLGMPPALVGAVERSGQVRNTVTVAAPTGGVIKTLMVRNGMTLSAGQTLAEINGLGRVWLNAAVPEALAGQVRVGETVTATLAAYPGQTFAGRVAAILPQAQAESRTLTARVELPNPGGRLRPGMFASLQFGGQSQAALLVPSEAVIRTGKRTLVMLARPGGRFEPAEVRVGGEADGQTEVLAGLSEGEKVVASGQFLLDSEASLSGVQARPIAAAAAPASKAPALYDSVGRIEQISPASVTLSHEPVPAIGWPAMTMQFHLADPALARGLKAGDQVAFSFDQPPAGPTVRRMDKAAAR; this is encoded by the coding sequence ATGACCCGCCAAACCCTCCTGGTGGCGGCGGCGGGCTTCGCCGTCGCCGCGGCGCTCGGCTTCGGGGTCGGGCGGATGCATCCGACCGCAACCGCCCCCGCGCCCACCCAGGCCGCCGGCCGCCCGGTGCTCTACTGGTACGACCCGATGACGCCGGCGCAGCACTTCGACAAGCCGGGTAAGTCGCCGTTCATGGACATGCAACTGGTCCCCAAATACGCCGGCGATGCGCCCGGCCAAGCCGGCGTGCAGGTCGATCCGGCCCGGGTGCAGAACCTGGGCGTGCGGGTCGCAAGCGCCGAGCGCGGCCGCTTGCCGAGCGGGGCGACCGCCGCCGGCGTCATCGACTTCGACGGGCGCGACGTGGCCGTGGTCCAGGCCAGGGCCGCAGGCTTCGTGCAGCGGGTCTACGGCCGCGCGCCCGGCGACATCGTGGCCGCCGGCGCGCCCCTCGCGGACGTGTTGATCCCGGAGTGGGCCGGCGCCCAAGGCGAATATCTGGCGATGCGTCGCACGGGCGACACGGCGCTGATCCGGGCCGCCCGCCAGCGACTCCAGCTACTGGGCATGCCGCCGGCGCTGGTCGGCGCGGTGGAGCGCAGCGGGCAGGTGCGCAATACGGTCACCGTCGCCGCCCCGACCGGCGGGGTGATCAAGACGCTCATGGTCCGCAACGGCATGACCCTCTCGGCGGGCCAGACGCTGGCGGAGATCAATGGCCTGGGGCGCGTCTGGCTCAACGCGGCCGTGCCCGAGGCCCTGGCGGGTCAGGTCCGCGTCGGCGAGACCGTCACGGCGACGCTCGCCGCCTATCCGGGGCAGACCTTCGCCGGGCGCGTCGCCGCGATCCTGCCGCAGGCGCAGGCCGAGAGCCGGACGCTCACCGCCCGTGTCGAGTTGCCGAACCCGGGCGGCCGCCTAAGGCCCGGCATGTTCGCCAGCTTGCAGTTCGGCGGCCAATCGCAAGCCGCACTGCTGGTCCCGTCCGAGGCCGTGATCCGCACCGGCAAGCGCACGCTGGTCATGCTGGCCCGCCCCGGCGGTCGCTTTGAGCCCGCAGAGGTCCGCGTGGGGGGCGAGGCGGACGGCCAGACCGAAGTGCTGGCCGGTCTGTCGGAGGGCGAGAAGGTGGTCGCGTCGGGCCAGTTCCTGCTCGACAGCGAAGCCAGCCTGTCCGGCGTCCAGGCGCGACCCATCGCGGCGGCCGCGGCGCCGGCATCGAAAGCGCCGGCGCTCTACGACAGCGTCGGGCGGATCGAACAAATCTCGCCGGCCAGCGTGACGCTCTCCCACGAGCCGGTTCCCGCCATCGGCTGGCCCGCCATGACCATGCAGTTCCATCTCGCCGACCCGGCCTTGGCCCGCGGCCTGAAGGCCGGCGACCAGGTCGCCTTCAGCTTCGACCAGCCGCCCGCCGGCCCAACCGTGCGCCGCATGGACAAGGCGGCGGCGCGATGA
- a CDS encoding copper-binding protein, which translates to MKRLVLTLAALTLAGGLAACGKKEPVAATEPGAEPATAAVATPAPAAPAASKGGDMAAMGMAGDAKMAKGTGKVTAVDAEAGTITLDHGPIPEAGWPAMTMVFKAGPPVTSAVKVGDTVAFDVKLQGGAGEVTAVQKQ; encoded by the coding sequence ATGAAGCGCCTCGTCCTGACCCTCGCCGCACTCACCCTTGCGGGCGGCCTCGCCGCCTGCGGGAAGAAGGAGCCCGTCGCCGCGACCGAGCCCGGCGCAGAGCCCGCCACTGCAGCGGTCGCTACACCCGCGCCGGCGGCGCCGGCGGCTTCCAAGGGCGGCGACATGGCCGCCATGGGCATGGCCGGCGACGCCAAGATGGCGAAAGGAACCGGCAAGGTGACCGCGGTCGACGCCGAGGCCGGAACTATCACCCTCGACCACGGTCCGATCCCCGAGGCCGGCTGGCCCGCCATGACCATGGTTTTCAAGGCCGGACCCCCGGTGACCAGCGCCGTCAAGGTCGGCGACACGGTTGCCTTCGATGTGAAGCTGCAAGGCGGCGCGGGCGAAGTGACCGCCGTTCAGAAGCAGTAG
- a CDS encoding PepSY-associated TM helix domain-containing protein: MSPKVRILNRKVHIYLGLALLLFVILFSGTGLLLNHHWAFEDFWPHRRTTDFERTFKRPKATGDMAMARDLMAQLGLRGELNQTDTTPDGRFTIHAGRPGESVKVDADLTTGRATVRRVTVNGWGVVRTLHTFVGVSADDPTQARDWWITRVWSLALDLTAIGLILLVTGGLIEAWAANPRRTLGVLTFGVAAVACMAFVIGLFP, from the coding sequence GTGAGCCCCAAGGTCCGCATCCTCAACCGCAAGGTCCACATCTACCTCGGGCTGGCGCTGCTGCTGTTCGTGATCCTGTTCTCCGGGACCGGGCTGCTGCTGAACCACCACTGGGCCTTCGAGGACTTCTGGCCGCACCGCCGGACCACCGACTTCGAGCGCACGTTCAAGCGCCCGAAGGCAACCGGCGATATGGCCATGGCCCGGGACCTGATGGCGCAACTCGGGTTGAGGGGTGAGCTCAACCAGACAGACACGACGCCCGACGGGCGGTTCACGATCCATGCCGGCCGGCCGGGCGAGAGCGTCAAGGTTGACGCCGACCTGACGACCGGCCGCGCCACGGTGCGGCGCGTCACGGTCAACGGCTGGGGGGTGGTCCGGACGCTGCACACCTTCGTCGGCGTGTCGGCCGATGATCCGACCCAGGCTCGCGACTGGTGGATCACCCGGGTCTGGAGCCTGGCGCTCGACCTGACCGCGATTGGCCTGATCCTGCTGGTGACGGGCGGTCTCATCGAGGCCTGGGCGGCGAACCCCCGGCGCACCCTGGGCGTGCTGACGTTCGGGGTCGCAGCGGTCGCCTGCATGGCATTCGTGATCGGGCTCTTTCCCTAG
- a CDS encoding TolC family protein, giving the protein MSPVQWLPTLVVAAALASPAAAAPLTYAGALDLAARSAPSLQAGALKVDAARAASRAAGRLPDPKLSVGVDNFPVSGPPAGRFNADGMTMARIGVVQDVPNAARRRAEVAAGSAEIGVAEAEATLQQRNVRVATALAWIDLAYAERRLAALDQLVDGLNDLWAAQPATIASGASRPAVGLEPKRLQAVFADRRSELAAAAAKARAELSRWTGDPAPTASGDAPHYDIDPAALHAALDRHPSLLTADAAERRAGADVDAARAATQPDWGFEVSYGRRDPMFGDMVSAGVTMSLPLFKSTRQAPLIAARLADRNRMLIEREDRRRTLVAALDGDIAEHVMHHDQWRRAVEVLAPTAEQRAHLELASYAAARAGFDDVRAALTDLADAKLTALEREAMVARDGARIVLTYGSDQ; this is encoded by the coding sequence ATGTCTCCCGTTCAATGGCTGCCGACTCTCGTGGTCGCCGCCGCCCTCGCGAGCCCGGCCGCCGCCGCGCCCCTGACCTACGCTGGCGCGCTCGACCTCGCCGCGCGGTCCGCGCCCAGCCTGCAGGCGGGCGCCCTGAAGGTGGACGCCGCACGCGCCGCCAGCCGCGCTGCCGGCCGCCTGCCCGATCCCAAGCTCAGCGTGGGCGTCGACAACTTCCCGGTCTCCGGTCCGCCGGCCGGCCGGTTCAACGCCGACGGCATGACCATGGCCCGGATCGGGGTCGTGCAGGACGTGCCGAACGCCGCGCGGCGTCGCGCGGAGGTCGCCGCCGGGTCTGCGGAAATCGGCGTTGCCGAAGCCGAGGCCACCCTTCAGCAGCGCAACGTCCGGGTGGCGACGGCGCTCGCCTGGATCGACCTCGCTTACGCCGAGCGGCGCCTGGCGGCGCTGGACCAGCTGGTGGACGGGCTGAATGACCTGTGGGCGGCGCAGCCAGCCACTATCGCCTCCGGCGCCTCGCGTCCGGCCGTCGGACTGGAGCCAAAGCGGCTGCAGGCGGTGTTCGCGGACCGGCGCAGCGAACTGGCGGCCGCAGCGGCCAAGGCGCGAGCCGAGCTTTCCCGCTGGACGGGTGACCCCGCGCCGACCGCCTCCGGCGACGCCCCGCACTACGACATCGATCCGGCCGCGCTGCACGCAGCACTTGACCGGCACCCCAGCCTGCTCACGGCGGACGCCGCCGAACGCCGGGCCGGGGCCGACGTCGACGCCGCGCGCGCGGCGACGCAGCCGGATTGGGGCTTCGAGGTCTCCTACGGCCGACGCGACCCGATGTTCGGCGACATGGTCTCGGCCGGCGTCACCATGAGCTTGCCGCTCTTCAAGAGCACACGTCAGGCGCCGCTGATCGCGGCGCGCCTCGCCGACCGCAACCGCATGCTGATCGAGCGCGAGGATCGCCGCCGGACGCTGGTTGCAGCCCTCGACGGCGACATCGCCGAGCATGTCATGCACCACGACCAGTGGCGCCGCGCCGTCGAGGTGCTCGCGCCCACCGCCGAGCAGCGTGCGCACCTGGAGCTCGCCAGCTATGCGGCGGCCCGCGCCGGGTTCGACGACGTCCGCGCGGCCCTCACGGACCTTGCCGACGCCAAGCTCACGGCGCTTGAGCGTGAGGCGATGGTCGCCCGCGACGGGGCGCGCATCGTCCTGACCTACGGGAGCGACCAATGA